From Montipora foliosa isolate CH-2021 chromosome 6, ASM3666993v2, whole genome shotgun sequence, a single genomic window includes:
- the LOC138007642 gene encoding octopamine receptor beta-2R-like, with the protein MPDPTNESLLANATQTLHTGGMVQSAFPPPDRDSVIAACFFYTIIALLAVFENFMVVTAFFINDKLRTVTNYFVVGLAIADIMVGAISVPLWMYRLKAYASPTGNENFKGVETFYRTMDSFAGISSILHLMAISMERYFCVGWAVKHRNTPKYVYYIALFMVWLVSALAACVKLIIPSIKPKDRALVTPVVFFLLPLTIIVVAYAAIWKIATTRMNNNPSKRSLKREIRTATTIAFVIGFFLVAWTPFFVTLITVNYCTKCPFNWSALIFYKFLHYSNSSINPIVYGVRIPEFRKTFKFIIKRIFGRVFAPCTLCSRNQTTSL; encoded by the coding sequence ATGCCAGACCCGACAAATGAATCATTATTGGCCAACGCGACACAAACGTTGCATACAGGTGGAATGGTACAATCAGCTTTTCCACCCCCTGACAGGGACTCAGTTATAGCAGCTTGCTTCTTTTATACAATCATAGCTTTGTTAGCAGTATTTGAAAATTTCATGGTGGTGACAGCCTTTTTCATCAACGACAAACTTCGCACAGTGACAAACTACTTTGTCGTTGGCTTAGCAATCGCGGACATAATGGTTGGGGCGATTTCTGTTCCTTTGTGGATGTACAGGTTGAAAGCCTATGCCTCCCCGACAGGGAACGAAAATTTCAAAGGTGTGGAGACGTTTTACAGGACAATGGATAGCTTTGCAGGGATCTCGTCTATTCTTCACCTCATGGCCATTTCCATGGAGCGATATTTCTGTGTTGGTTGGGCCGTGAAGCACCGCAATACGCCTAAATACGTGTATTACATCGCCTTGTTCATGGTCTGGTTGGTTTCTGCACTAGCAGCGTGTGTGAAACTTATCATCCCTAGCATCAAACCAAAAGACCGAGCACTTGTGACACCCGTTGTGTTCTTTCTTCTGCCATTGACCATCATCGTGGTTGCGTATGCTGCCATTTGGAAAATCGCCACGACCAGGATGAACAACAACCCGAGTAAACGCTCCCTGAAGCGCGAAATTCGCACGGCCACCACCATTGCCTTCGTTATCGGCTTTTTCTTGGTTGCCTGGACACCATTTTTTGTCACTCTAATCACTGTAAATTACTGTACTAAATGCCCATTCAATTGGTCTGCCCTTATCTTTTACAAATTTTTGCATTATTCCAACTCGTCAATCAATCCTATTGTATATGGCGTCCGCATTCCTGAATTTAGGAAGACCTTCAAATTCATCATTAAGCGAATTTTTGGACGGGTTTTTGCACCATGTACACTATGTAGCAGAAACCAAACAACGTCTTTGTAA
- the LOC138005699 gene encoding uncharacterized protein, which produces MNNLIVIPRFSLSLSHQQQSLKFVLLNARSIRQETLLVRDYIVEHDIDFLTITETWLCNDVSDHFYCRDICPEGCRIEQIPRNYARGGGVALVYIKCVKAKLNSSVNVRSFELIDVQLMSARNLRLAVIYRPPPSSMNSFTVGLFLDEFSYFLEGLVLALSALLVAGDFNFHVDDQEDDDARRFLQVLELHDLTQHVSHSTHKYVYTLDLIITRANDDLVGKCFVHDPLISDHLAAHVSLRLAKLPPERRTMSYRRIHAIDFHELCRDLENSSLVRDAETSDLSDFVNKYSNTLKSLLDTYAPLRTKTITLRPTASWYNDEIRSEKRRRRALERRWRSSKLECNRLRFQEQSRKVNHLIKATKMEFYSGIIRDRSDSQTLFNTVFRSVTSSDILQLIGRSTIKSCPLDPVLASVLKQCISVLLPVMTRIINQSICSAVVPESLNLHC; this is translated from the coding sequence ATGAATAACCTCATTGTCATTCCTCGTTTCTCTCTATCTCTAAGTCATCAACAACAATCTCTCAAATTCGTACTTTTGAACGCTCGATCAATCCGCCAGGAGACTCTTTTGGTTAGAGATTATATCGTGGAACATGACATTGATTTTTTAACTATTACTGAGACCTGGCTTTGTAATGATGTTTCTGACCACTTTTATTGTCGTGATATCTGTCCTGAAGGATGCAGGATTGAACAGATTCCTAGGAACTATGCCCGAGGAGGTGGGGTCGCGCTTGTGTATATAAAATGTGTCAAAGCTAAGCTTAATTCGTCGGTTAATGTGCGGAGCTTCGAGCTCATTGATGTCCAGCTCATGTCGGCGAGAAATCTAAGGCTTGCTGTTATTTATCGACCGCCACCTAGTTCTATGAACAGTTTTACTGTAGGATTATTTCTCGATGAGTTTAGTTATTTCTTGGAAGGACTTGTCCTTGCTCTAAGTGCTCTCCTAGTCGCCGGGGACTTTAATTTCCATGTGGATGATCAAGAAGATGATGACGCTCGTCGTTTCTTGCAAGTACTTGAATTGCATGATCTGACTCAGCATGTTTCCCATTCAACTCATAAATATGTTTACACTCTTGATCTAATTATTACTAGGGCAAATGATGACCTAGTCGGCAAGTGCTTCGTTCATGATCCTTTAATCTCTGATCATCTAGCTGCTCATGTTTCCTTGCGCCTGGCTAAGCTTCCACCTGAAAGACGGACAATGTCTTATCGTAGGATCCATGCTATTGACTTTCATGAGTTATGTCGCGACCTTGAGAATTCCAGTTTGGTGAGGGATGCTGAAACGTCTGATCTTTCTGACTTTGTTAACAAATACAGCAACACATTGAAGTCATTATTGGATACTTATGCTCCTCTGAGGACTAAAACTATCACACTTCGGCCTACCGCCTCATGGTACAACGACGAAATCCGATCTGAGAAGAGACGTCGTAGAGCTTTGGAACGTCGTTGGCGTTCCTCAAAACTCGAGTGTAACCGTCTTAGATTCCAAGAGCAGAGCCGTAAGGTGAACCATTTGATCAAGGCTACTAAAATGGAGTTTTATTCTGGCATTATTCGGGATCGTAGCGATTCGCAAACTCTATTCAATACAGTATTCAGGTCTGTAACGTCCTCTGATATTTTGCAGCTAATTGGCAGGTCAACTATTAAGTCGTGTCCTTTAGATCCTGTCCTTGCTTCAGTTCTGAAACAATGTATTTCAGTGCTTCTACCAGTTATGACtaggataattaatcagtctaTTTGCTCTGCTGTGGTACCAGAATCTTTAAACTTGCATTGCTGA